The Streptomyces cynarae genome contains a region encoding:
- the dnaJ gene encoding molecular chaperone DnaJ, protein MATDYYAVLGVRRDASQEEIKKAFRRLARELHPDVNPDPKTQERFKEINAAYEVLSDPQKKQVYDLGGDPLSQSGGAGAGGFGAGGFGNFSDIMDAFFGTASQRGPRSRTRRGQDAMIRLEIELDEAAFGTTKDIQVDTAVVCNTCNGEGAAPGTSAQTCDMCRGRGEVSQVTRSFLGQVMTSRPCPQCQGFGTIVPNPCPECAGDGRVRSRRTLTVKIPAGVDNGTRIQLAGEGEVGPGGGPAGDLYVEIHELPHQTFQRRGDDLHCTVTIPMTAAALGTKVPLETLDGLEEVDIRPGTQSGQSIPLHNRGVTHLRGGGRGDLVVHVEVQTPTKLDPEQERLLRELAKLRGEERPQGQFQPGQQGLFSRLKDAFNGR, encoded by the coding sequence GTGGCCACGGACTACTACGCCGTACTCGGCGTGCGCCGCGACGCGTCGCAGGAAGAGATCAAGAAGGCGTTCCGCCGGCTCGCCCGCGAGCTGCACCCGGACGTCAATCCCGATCCGAAGACGCAGGAGCGGTTCAAGGAGATCAACGCCGCGTACGAGGTGCTCTCGGACCCGCAGAAGAAGCAGGTCTACGACCTCGGCGGCGACCCGCTGTCCCAGTCGGGCGGCGCCGGCGCGGGCGGCTTCGGCGCGGGCGGCTTCGGGAACTTCTCCGACATCATGGACGCGTTCTTCGGCACGGCGTCGCAGCGCGGTCCGCGCTCGCGCACCCGCCGGGGCCAGGACGCGATGATCCGGCTCGAGATCGAGCTGGACGAGGCGGCCTTCGGCACGACGAAGGACATCCAGGTCGACACGGCCGTCGTCTGCAACACCTGCAACGGCGAGGGCGCCGCGCCGGGTACGTCGGCGCAGACGTGTGACATGTGCCGTGGCCGCGGTGAGGTCTCGCAGGTCACCCGGTCCTTCCTGGGCCAGGTCATGACCTCCCGGCCGTGCCCGCAGTGCCAGGGCTTCGGCACGATCGTCCCGAACCCGTGCCCGGAGTGCGCCGGTGACGGGCGGGTGCGCTCACGCCGGACGCTCACCGTGAAGATCCCGGCCGGTGTCGACAACGGCACACGGATCCAGCTCGCGGGCGAGGGCGAGGTCGGCCCCGGCGGCGGCCCGGCCGGCGACCTGTACGTCGAGATCCACGAGCTGCCGCACCAGACGTTCCAGCGCCGCGGCGACGATCTGCACTGCACGGTCACCATCCCGATGACGGCGGCGGCCCTCGGCACGAAGGTGCCGCTGGAGACGCTGGACGGCCTGGAGGAGGTCGACATCCGTCCCGGTACGCAGTCCGGGCAGTCGATCCCGCTGCACAACCGCGGTGTCACGCATCTGCGCGGCGGCGGCCGGGGCGACCTGGTGGTCCACGTCGAGGTCCAGACGCCCACCAAGCTGGACCCCGAGCAGGAGCGGCTGCTGCGCGAGCTGGCGAAGCTGCGCGGCGAGGAGCGGCCACAGGGTCAGTTCCAGCCGGGGCAGCAGGGGTTGTTCTCTCGGTTGAAGGATGCGTTCAACGGGCGTTGA
- the hrcA gene encoding heat-inducible transcriptional repressor HrcA: MLSERRLEVLRAIVQDYVGTEEPVGSKALTERHNLGVSPATVRNDMAALEDEGYIAQPHTSAGRIPTDKGYRLFVDKLAAVKPMSPPERRAIHNFLEGAVDLDDVVARTVRLLAQLTRQVAVVQYPSLTRSTVRHVELLSMAPARVMLVLITDTGRVEQRMIDCPAPFGETSLADLRARLNSRVAGRRFADVPQLVQDLPEAFEEPEDRGTVSTVLSTLLETLVEETEERLMIGGTANLTRFAHDFPLTIRPVLEALEEQVVLLKLLGEAKDPAMRVRIGHENAHEGLNSTSIVSVGYGSGGEAVAKLGVVGPTRMDYPGTMGAVRAVARYVGQILAES, translated from the coding sequence ATGCTCAGTGAACGCAGGCTCGAGGTGTTGCGCGCCATCGTCCAGGACTACGTCGGCACCGAAGAGCCGGTGGGTTCCAAGGCTCTCACCGAGCGGCACAACCTCGGCGTCTCCCCGGCCACCGTCCGAAACGACATGGCCGCGCTGGAGGACGAGGGGTACATCGCCCAGCCGCACACCAGCGCAGGACGCATTCCCACGGACAAGGGCTACCGCCTCTTCGTCGACAAGCTCGCGGCCGTGAAGCCGATGAGCCCGCCCGAGCGCCGCGCGATCCATAACTTCCTGGAGGGCGCCGTCGACCTCGACGACGTGGTGGCGCGCACGGTGCGGTTGCTCGCACAGCTCACCCGGCAGGTCGCCGTCGTGCAGTACCCGTCGTTGACGCGTTCGACCGTGCGCCATGTGGAGCTGCTGTCGATGGCACCCGCGCGTGTGATGCTCGTGCTGATCACGGACACCGGCCGGGTCGAGCAGCGCATGATCGACTGCCCGGCGCCGTTCGGCGAGACGTCGCTCGCGGACCTGCGCGCGCGGCTCAACAGCCGGGTCGCCGGCCGCCGCTTCGCGGACGTCCCGCAGCTCGTGCAGGATCTGCCCGAGGCGTTCGAGGAGCCGGAGGACCGCGGCACGGTCTCGACGGTGCTCTCCACGCTGCTGGAGACGCTCGTGGAGGAGACCGAGGAGCGGCTGATGATCGGCGGCACCGCGAACCTGACCCGCTTCGCGCATGACTTCCCTCTCACCATCCGCCCCGTCCTGGAGGCGCTGGAGGAGCAGGTCGTGCTCCTCAAACTGCTGGGTGAGGCGAAGGATCCGGCCATGCGGGTACGTATCGGCCATGAGAACGCGCACGAAGGACTCAACTCCACGTCCATCGTCTCCGTGGGCTACGGTTCGGGCGGCGAGGCAGTAGCGAAACTCGGCGTGGTCGGACCGACCCGCATGGATTACCCGGGAACGATGGGAGCGGTACGAGCGGTGGCACGGTACGTCGGACAGATCCTGGCGGAGTCGTAA
- a CDS encoding MBL fold metallo-hydrolase, producing the protein MTVLWEGSGWEALGARAGRTRLPVWDCTAGLVVGDDAALLVDAGSSLSEGARLRGAAERLLEPLGGDRRVTHLALTHPHFDHVFGAAAFAGAEVFGAVGIDRVLAYGRGELVADAVRNGLDPAEAAEAADALVRPHHQVSGEWTLDLGGVQVLLANVGPGHTAHDLVVFVPGDPEVVFCGDMVEESGEPQAGPDAIPSHWPAALDRLLELGGEDAAYVPGHGAVVDARFVRAQRDELASRFGVS; encoded by the coding sequence ATGACGGTGTTGTGGGAAGGCTCGGGGTGGGAGGCGCTCGGGGCGCGTGCGGGGCGGACCAGGCTGCCGGTCTGGGACTGCACGGCCGGGCTGGTGGTGGGCGACGACGCGGCGCTGCTGGTCGACGCCGGGTCGAGCCTGTCCGAGGGCGCGCGCTTGCGCGGCGCGGCGGAGCGGCTGCTGGAGCCGCTCGGCGGAGACCGGCGTGTGACGCATCTCGCGCTCACCCATCCGCACTTCGACCATGTCTTCGGGGCGGCGGCGTTCGCGGGCGCGGAGGTGTTCGGAGCCGTGGGCATCGACAGGGTGCTCGCGTACGGGCGGGGGGAACTGGTCGCGGACGCGGTCCGCAACGGTCTGGACCCGGCGGAGGCGGCCGAGGCGGCGGACGCACTGGTCCGCCCTCACCACCAGGTCTCCGGCGAGTGGACGCTGGACCTGGGCGGGGTCCAGGTGCTGCTGGCGAATGTGGGCCCGGGCCACACGGCCCATGACCTGGTGGTGTTCGTCCCCGGGGACCCGGAGGTCGTGTTCTGCGGGGACATGGTGGAGGAGTCCGGCGAACCGCAGGCGGGCCCGGACGCGATCCCCTCGCACTGGCCGGCGGCCCTGGACCGGCTGCTGGAGCTGGGCGGGGAGGACGCGGCGTACGTCCCGGGGCACGGGGCGGTGGTGGACGCGCGGTTCGTACGGGCCCAGCGGGACGAGTTGGCGTCCCGTTTCGGCGTGTCGTAG
- a CDS encoding DUF3097 domain-containing protein: MRQYSPDLTPPWKKPKPVPEVPADPGLVVEEPRTGFCGAVIRCEAGTVTLEDRFGKHRVFPLEPGGFLLEGRTVTLVRPKAGVQRPTRTASGSVAVPGARARVARAGRIYVEGRHDAELVEKVWGDDLRIEGVVVEYLEGVDDLPSIVESFAPGPDARLGVLVDHLVPGTKEWRIAQSVTSEHALVVGHPYIDIWEAVKPASLGIEAWPRIPRGQDWKTGVCRALGWPSDNTGAVWQAILKRVGSYKDLEPALLGRIEELIDFVTAIGDA, encoded by the coding sequence ATGCGCCAGTACTCTCCGGATCTGACCCCTCCGTGGAAGAAGCCGAAGCCCGTGCCGGAGGTCCCGGCGGACCCCGGTCTGGTGGTGGAGGAGCCGCGCACGGGGTTCTGCGGGGCGGTGATCCGCTGCGAGGCGGGCACGGTGACGCTGGAGGACCGCTTCGGCAAGCACCGGGTGTTCCCGCTGGAGCCGGGGGGCTTCCTGCTGGAGGGCCGGACGGTGACCCTGGTCCGTCCCAAGGCCGGCGTGCAGCGCCCCACGCGTACGGCGTCCGGCTCGGTGGCCGTTCCGGGTGCGCGCGCGAGGGTGGCCCGCGCCGGCCGTATCTATGTGGAGGGCCGCCACGACGCCGAACTGGTCGAGAAGGTGTGGGGCGACGACCTGCGCATCGAGGGCGTGGTGGTGGAGTACCTGGAGGGCGTCGACGACCTGCCGTCGATCGTCGAGTCCTTCGCCCCGGGCCCCGACGCCCGCCTGGGTGTCCTGGTGGACCACCTGGTCCCCGGCACGAAGGAGTGGCGCATCGCGCAGTCGGTGACGAGCGAGCACGCGCTCGTGGTCGGACACCCGTACATCGACATCTGGGAGGCGGTGAAGCCGGCGTCCCTGGGGATCGAGGCCTGGCCGCGGATTCCACGTGGCCAGGACTGGAAGACTGGGGTGTGCCGGGCCTTGGGCTGGCCGTCGGACAACACCGGCGCGGTGTGGCAGGCGATCCTGAAGCGGGTGGGGTCCTACAAGGACCTGGAGCCGGCGTTGCTGGGCCGGATCGAGGAGTTGATCGACTTCGTTACGGCAATCGGTGACGCCTGA
- a CDS encoding Uma2 family endonuclease — protein MTAVDERGMAKFFEEFEPPEGIKVELLRGEIVMMATPDLVHNRIVEDVVDQIPRKRWERLQTTDVDIIDEASEPIPDLVVLERGVAPASGHLLPSQLVAMVVEVVSKTSVDRDYGIKRSIYAAGKIPAYLIIDPIVAHCVLLTDPIGEGEQADYRGQWITKFGDPVLLELLDVELDTSEFGILTGVRRHRLP, from the coding sequence ATGACCGCTGTGGACGAGCGTGGGATGGCCAAGTTCTTCGAGGAGTTCGAGCCTCCCGAGGGCATCAAGGTTGAGCTTCTCCGGGGGGAAATCGTGATGATGGCCACTCCTGATCTGGTGCATAACCGGATCGTGGAGGACGTGGTGGATCAGATCCCGCGCAAGCGCTGGGAACGGCTCCAGACAACGGATGTGGACATCATCGATGAGGCCAGCGAGCCCATTCCGGACCTGGTGGTGCTGGAACGCGGTGTGGCACCGGCCTCAGGCCATCTTCTGCCGTCCCAGTTGGTCGCGATGGTGGTCGAGGTGGTCTCCAAGACGAGCGTTGACCGAGACTATGGGATCAAGCGCTCCATCTATGCGGCAGGTAAGATCCCTGCCTATCTGATCATCGACCCGATCGTCGCACACTGCGTTCTGCTCACCGACCCCATCGGTGAAGGGGAGCAAGCCGACTACCGTGGGCAATGGATCACCAAGTTCGGAGACCCGGTGCTGCTCGAGTTGCTCGATGTCGAACTGGATACAAGCGAATTCGGGATTCTCACGGGAGTCAGGCGTCACCGATTGCCGTAA
- the hemW gene encoding radical SAM family heme chaperone HemW, giving the protein MPSALPDGEPVPDDGALPAHALAGAAERPLGFYLHVPYCATRCGYCDFNTYTATELRGTGGVLASRDNYASTLIDEVRLARKVLGDDPRQVRTVFVGGGTPTLLAADDLVRMLGAIRDEFGLAEDAEVTTEANPESVDPAYLATLREGGFTRISFGMQSARPHVLKILDRTHTPGRPEACVAEARAAGFEHVNLDLIYGTPGESDDDWRASLDAALGAAPDHISAYALIVEEGTQLARRIRRGEIPMTDDDVHADRYLIADEALGSAGYDWYEVSNWATSTAGRCLHNELYWRGADWWGAGPGAHSHVGGVRWWNVKHPGAYAAALAEGRSPGAGREVLSEEDRRVERILLELRLREGAPLSLLREEGLTASRRALGEGLLEPGPYERGRAVLTLRGRLLADAVVRDLVD; this is encoded by the coding sequence ATGCCTTCCGCACTCCCCGACGGCGAACCGGTCCCCGACGACGGCGCGCTGCCCGCGCACGCGCTCGCCGGGGCCGCCGAGCGCCCCCTCGGGTTCTACCTCCATGTGCCGTACTGCGCGACGCGCTGCGGCTACTGCGACTTCAACACGTACACGGCGACGGAGCTGCGGGGCACGGGAGGCGTCCTCGCCTCCCGGGACAACTACGCGTCGACCCTGATCGACGAGGTCCGCCTGGCCCGCAAGGTGCTGGGCGACGACCCGCGCCAGGTGCGCACGGTCTTCGTCGGGGGCGGTACGCCGACGCTGCTGGCCGCGGACGACCTCGTACGGATGCTGGGGGCGATCCGCGACGAGTTCGGCCTCGCGGAGGACGCGGAGGTGACCACGGAGGCAAACCCGGAGTCGGTCGATCCGGCGTATCTGGCCACCCTCCGGGAGGGCGGCTTCACCCGGATCTCCTTCGGCATGCAGAGCGCCCGCCCGCACGTCCTGAAGATCCTCGACCGCACGCACACCCCGGGCCGTCCCGAGGCGTGCGTGGCCGAGGCGCGGGCCGCGGGCTTCGAGCATGTGAACCTGGACCTGATCTACGGCACCCCGGGGGAGTCGGACGACGACTGGCGCGCCTCCCTGGACGCGGCGCTGGGAGCGGCCCCGGACCACATCTCGGCGTACGCGCTGATCGTGGAGGAGGGAACGCAGCTCGCCCGCCGCATCCGCCGGGGCGAGATCCCGATGACGGACGACGACGTGCACGCGGACCGCTATCTGATAGCGGACGAGGCGCTGGGGTCGGCGGGCTACGACTGGTACGAGGTCTCCAACTGGGCCACGTCGACCGCCGGCCGCTGCCTGCACAACGAGCTGTACTGGCGAGGCGCGGACTGGTGGGGCGCGGGCCCGGGCGCGCACAGCCATGTGGGCGGGGTGCGCTGGTGGAACGTGAAGCACCCGGGGGCGTACGCGGCGGCGCTGGCGGAGGGCCGCTCCCCGGGCGCCGGGCGGGAGGTCCTGTCGGAGGAGGACCGCCGGGTGGAGCGGATCCTGCTGGAGCTGCGGCTGCGGGAGGGGGCGCCGTTGAGTCTGCTGCGGGAGGAGGGGCTGACGGCGTCCCGCCGAGCGCTGGGGGAGGGGCTGCTGGAGCCCGGTCCGTACGAGCGGGGGCGGGCCGTTCTCACGCTGCGGGGGCGGCTGCTGGCGGACGCGGTGGTGCGGGACCTGGTGGACTGA
- a CDS encoding response regulator, which produces MPTEKTSEDSAGILLVDDMEENLTALEAVLRSLNEPLVRARSGEEAMKALLERRFAVVLLDIRMPGMDGFETAAHIKPLDRTKDVPIVFLTGSDAEAGYAFRGYATGAADYLTKPFDPWVLRAKVTVFLDLYRKSRRLERLQEGLAGLVEHLSGLEDRLSADDLPDLARLRCQIRELQQLAGDGQAS; this is translated from the coding sequence ATGCCTACTGAGAAGACGTCCGAGGACAGCGCCGGCATCCTCCTCGTCGACGACATGGAGGAGAACCTGACGGCGCTGGAGGCCGTGCTGCGCTCGCTCAACGAGCCGCTGGTGCGCGCGCGATCGGGTGAGGAGGCGATGAAGGCGCTGCTCGAGCGCCGGTTCGCGGTGGTCCTGCTGGACATCCGCATGCCCGGCATGGACGGTTTCGAGACCGCCGCGCACATCAAACCGCTGGACCGGACCAAGGACGTCCCGATCGTCTTCCTGACCGGCTCGGACGCGGAGGCCGGGTATGCCTTCCGGGGGTACGCGACGGGGGCCGCGGACTATCTGACGAAGCCGTTCGATCCGTGGGTGCTGCGGGCCAAGGTGACGGTGTTCCTCGATCTGTACCGCAAGAGCAGGCGGTTGGAGCGGCTGCAGGAGGGCCTGGCAGGCCTGGTGGAGCACCTGTCCGGCCTGGAGGATCGCCTGTCTGCGGACGACCTCCCGGACCTGGCTCGACTACGGTGCCAGATCCGGGAGTTACAGCAGTTGGCCGGCGACGGGCAGGCGTCCTGA
- a CDS encoding AMP-dependent synthetase/ligase: protein MSDTQTLIENRPPSVAALFLERVAATPDAEAYRYPVPPASGEGPDDWKSLSWAEAAERVHAIAAGLIELGVQPEQRVALASSTRVEWILADLGILCAGAATTTIYPQTNAEESAFILADSQSRVLVAENAEQLAKAQQKRDELPALTHIVVIDPAGAETGDGVLSLTELEQRGAAYLEKHPELIKERVGAITKDQLATLIYTSGTTGRPKGVRLPHDNWAYMAKAIAATGLLGPEDVQYLWLPLAHVFGKVLTSGQIEVGHVTAVDGRVDKIIENLPVVQPTYMAAVPRIFEKVYNGVAAKARAGGPAKYKIFQWAAEVAREYAKVSQDNFRRTGTHAVPFGLGAKHKVADALVYAKIREAFGGRLRACVSGSAALAPEIGYFFAGAGIHILEGYGLTESSAASFVNPGEAYRTGTVGKPLPGTEVRIADDGEILLRGPGIMEGYHGLPEKTAEVLEADGWFHTGDIGELSPDGYLRITDRKKDLIKTSGGKYIAPAEVEGQFKAVCPYVSNILVHGADRNFCTALIALDEVAILEWAKENGLEGKSYAEVVAAPQTVEMVDGYVKQLNEGLQRWQTIKKFRLLPRDLDVEHGEITPSLKLKRPVVEREYKHLIDEMYAGSREA, encoded by the coding sequence GTGAGCGACACACAGACTTTGATCGAGAACCGTCCGCCCTCCGTGGCGGCGCTCTTCCTGGAGCGCGTGGCGGCCACGCCGGACGCCGAGGCCTACCGCTACCCCGTACCCCCGGCCTCCGGTGAAGGCCCCGACGACTGGAAGTCGCTGAGCTGGGCCGAGGCCGCCGAGCGGGTCCACGCGATCGCGGCCGGGCTCATCGAACTGGGTGTCCAGCCCGAGCAGCGCGTCGCCCTCGCCTCCTCCACCCGGGTCGAGTGGATCCTCGCCGACCTCGGCATCCTGTGCGCCGGTGCCGCCACGACCACCATCTATCCGCAGACCAACGCCGAGGAGTCGGCCTTCATCCTCGCCGACTCCCAGAGCAGGGTCCTCGTCGCGGAGAACGCCGAGCAGCTCGCCAAGGCGCAGCAGAAGCGCGACGAGCTGCCCGCCCTGACCCACATCGTGGTGATCGACCCGGCGGGCGCCGAGACCGGCGACGGGGTGCTCAGCCTGACCGAACTGGAGCAGCGCGGCGCCGCCTACCTGGAGAAGCACCCCGAGCTGATCAAGGAACGGGTCGGCGCGATCACCAAGGACCAGCTCGCCACGCTCATCTACACCTCCGGTACCACCGGCCGCCCCAAGGGCGTGCGCCTGCCGCACGACAACTGGGCGTACATGGCGAAGGCGATCGCCGCGACCGGGCTGCTCGGCCCCGAGGACGTGCAGTACCTGTGGCTGCCGCTCGCCCACGTCTTCGGCAAGGTGCTCACCTCCGGCCAGATCGAGGTCGGGCACGTCACCGCCGTCGACGGCCGCGTCGACAAGATCATCGAGAATCTACCGGTCGTGCAGCCGACGTACATGGCGGCCGTGCCGCGCATCTTCGAGAAGGTCTACAACGGCGTCGCGGCCAAGGCCCGGGCGGGCGGCCCGGCCAAGTACAAGATCTTCCAGTGGGCGGCAGAGGTGGCCCGCGAGTACGCAAAGGTCTCGCAGGACAACTTCCGCCGCACCGGCACCCACGCCGTGCCGTTCGGCCTCGGCGCCAAGCACAAGGTCGCGGACGCCCTCGTGTACGCCAAGATCCGCGAGGCGTTCGGCGGCCGGCTGCGCGCCTGCGTCTCCGGATCGGCCGCCCTCGCACCCGAGATCGGGTACTTCTTCGCGGGCGCCGGCATCCACATCCTGGAGGGCTACGGCCTCACCGAGTCCTCCGCGGCCTCCTTCGTCAACCCGGGCGAGGCCTACCGCACGGGCACGGTCGGCAAGCCGCTGCCCGGCACGGAGGTGCGCATCGCGGACGACGGCGAGATCCTGCTGCGCGGCCCGGGCATCATGGAGGGCTACCACGGGCTGCCCGAGAAGACCGCCGAGGTGCTGGAGGCGGACGGCTGGTTCCACACCGGTGACATCGGCGAACTGTCGCCCGACGGGTATCTGCGCATCACCGACCGCAAGAAGGACCTCATCAAGACCTCCGGCGGCAAGTACATCGCGCCCGCCGAGGTCGAGGGCCAGTTCAAGGCGGTGTGCCCGTACGTCTCCAACATCCTTGTGCACGGCGCCGACCGTAACTTCTGCACCGCGCTCATCGCGCTCGACGAGGTCGCGATCCTGGAGTGGGCGAAGGAGAACGGCCTGGAGGGCAAGTCCTACGCCGAGGTCGTGGCAGCGCCGCAGACGGTCGAGATGGTCGACGGCTATGTCAAGCAGCTCAACGAGGGCCTCCAGCGCTGGCAGACGATCAAGAAGTTCCGGTTGCTGCCGCGGGACCTCGATGTGGAGCACGGGGAGATCACGCCCAGCCTGAAGCTGAAGCGGCCGGTCGTCGAACGGGAGTACAAGCACCTGATCGATGAGATGTACGCGGGATCGCGCGAAGCCTGA
- the lepA gene encoding translation elongation factor 4, which translates to MPAIPSHVPEPSRTDPALIRNFCIIAHIDHGKSTLADRMLQLTGVVEQRQMRAQYLDRMDIERERGITIKSQAVRLPWAPTHDPGNTHILNMIDTPGHVDFTYEVSRSLAACEGTILLVDAAQGIEAQTLANLYLAMENDLTIIPVLNKIDLPAAQPEKFAEELANLIGCDPGDVLKVSAKTGLGVEALLDKVVEQIPAPVGVADAPARAMIFDSVYDSYRGVVTYVRVVDGKLNKRERIRMMSTGATHELLEIGVNSPEMLGADGLGVGEVGYLITGVKDVRQSKVGDTITSQVKGAEKPLGGYKDPKPMVFSGLYPLDGSDYPDLREALDKLQLNDAALVYEPETSAALGFGFRVGFLGLLHLDVIRERLEREFGLDLIATAPNVVYRVIMEDGEEHTVTNPSEFPEGKLAEVYEPVVRATILAPTEFIGAIMELCQTRRGALLGMDYLSEDRVEIRYTLPLAEIVFDFFDQLKSKTRGYASLDYEPTGEQSSSLVKVDILLHGDKVDAFSAITHKDQAYAYGVRLVAKLKELIPRQNFEVPVQAAIGSRVIARETIRAIRKDVLAKCYGGDISRKRKLLEKQKEGKKRMKMVGSVEVPQEAFIAVLSSDDSAGSSKGKK; encoded by the coding sequence GTGCCCGCGATCCCTAGCCATGTGCCCGAGCCGAGCCGTACCGACCCGGCTCTGATCCGCAATTTCTGCATCATCGCGCACATCGACCACGGCAAGTCCACGCTCGCCGACCGGATGCTCCAGCTGACCGGCGTCGTCGAGCAGCGGCAGATGCGCGCTCAGTACCTCGACCGCATGGACATCGAGCGCGAGCGCGGCATCACCATCAAGTCCCAGGCCGTGCGGCTGCCCTGGGCCCCCACCCACGATCCGGGCAACACGCACATCCTGAACATGATCGACACCCCGGGGCACGTCGACTTCACCTACGAGGTCTCGCGGTCCCTCGCCGCCTGCGAGGGGACCATCCTCCTCGTCGACGCCGCCCAGGGCATCGAGGCCCAGACCCTCGCCAACCTCTACCTGGCGATGGAGAACGACCTCACGATCATCCCCGTCCTCAACAAGATCGACCTGCCGGCCGCGCAGCCGGAGAAGTTCGCCGAGGAACTCGCCAACCTCATCGGCTGCGATCCCGGCGACGTGCTGAAGGTCTCCGCCAAGACCGGCCTCGGCGTCGAGGCGCTGCTGGACAAGGTCGTCGAGCAGATCCCGGCCCCGGTCGGCGTCGCCGACGCGCCCGCCCGCGCGATGATCTTCGACTCGGTCTACGACTCCTACCGCGGCGTCGTCACCTACGTCCGTGTCGTCGACGGCAAGCTCAACAAGCGTGAGCGCATCCGGATGATGTCCACCGGCGCCACGCACGAACTGCTGGAGATCGGCGTCAACTCGCCCGAGATGCTCGGTGCCGACGGCCTCGGTGTCGGTGAGGTGGGCTACCTCATCACCGGGGTGAAGGACGTCCGCCAGTCCAAGGTCGGTGACACCATCACCAGCCAGGTCAAGGGCGCCGAGAAGCCGCTGGGCGGGTACAAGGACCCGAAGCCCATGGTCTTCTCGGGTCTGTATCCGCTGGACGGTTCGGACTACCCCGATCTGCGCGAGGCCCTGGACAAGCTCCAGCTCAACGACGCCGCCCTCGTCTACGAGCCGGAGACCTCCGCCGCCCTCGGCTTCGGCTTCCGCGTCGGCTTCCTCGGACTGCTGCACCTCGACGTGATCCGCGAGCGGCTCGAGCGCGAGTTCGGGCTCGACCTGATCGCGACCGCGCCGAACGTGGTCTACCGCGTGATCATGGAGGACGGCGAGGAGCACACGGTCACCAATCCGAGCGAATTCCCCGAGGGCAAGCTCGCGGAGGTGTACGAGCCGGTCGTACGGGCCACGATCCTCGCGCCCACCGAGTTCATCGGCGCGATCATGGAGCTGTGCCAGACCCGCCGCGGCGCTCTCCTCGGCATGGACTACCTCTCCGAGGACCGCGTCGAGATCCGCTACACGCTGCCGCTCGCCGAGATCGTCTTCGACTTCTTCGACCAGCTGAAGTCCAAGACGCGCGGGTACGCCTCCCTGGACTACGAGCCCACCGGAGAGCAGTCCTCGAGCCTCGTCAAGGTGGACATCCTGCTGCACGGCGACAAGGTCGACGCCTTCTCCGCGATCACCCACAAGGACCAGGCGTACGCCTACGGCGTCCGGCTCGTCGCCAAGCTGAAGGAACTCATCCCGCGGCAGAACTTCGAGGTGCCGGTGCAGGCCGCCATCGGCTCCCGCGTCATCGCCCGCGAGACCATCCGCGCCATCCGCAAGGACGTCCTGGCCAAGTGCTACGGCGGTGACATCTCCCGTAAGCGGAAGCTGCTGGAGAAGCAGAAGGAGGGCAAGAAGCGGATGAAGATGGTGGGTTCCGTGGAGGTTCCGCAGGAAGCCTTCATCGCGGTGCTCTCCAGCGATGACAGCGCGGGGTCGAGCAAGGGCAAGAAGTAA
- the rpsT gene encoding 30S ribosomal protein S20 — MANIKSQIKRNKTNEKARLRNKAVKSSLKTAIRKAREAAAAGDVEKATELQRAAARALDKAVSKGVIHKNQAANKKSALATKVTTLKG; from the coding sequence GTGGCGAACATCAAGTCCCAGATCAAGCGGAACAAGACGAACGAGAAGGCGCGCCTGCGCAACAAGGCCGTCAAGTCCTCGCTCAAGACCGCGATCCGCAAGGCTCGCGAGGCCGCTGCCGCGGGCGACGTCGAGAAGGCCACCGAGCTCCAGCGCGCCGCCGCGCGTGCGCTCGACAAGGCCGTCTCGAAGGGCGTCATCCACAAGAACCAGGCCGCCAACAAGAAGTCGGCGCTGGCCACCAAGGTCACGACCCTCAAGGGCTGA